ATCGACTCGACACCGCCGGCCAGCACCAGGTCGTCCCAACCCGAACGCACCTTCTGCGCTGCGATGTTGACGGCTTCCAGGCCCGAGGCGCAGAACCGGTTGAGCTGCACGCCGCCGGTGGTCTCCGGCAGCCCGGCTACCAACGCCGCGGTGCGAGCGATGTCACCGCCCTGGTCGCCGACCGGCGACACGACCCCGAGGATCAGGTCGCTGATCAGGTTCTCGTCCAGGTCGGGGTTGCGCCTGCGGAGCTCGTCGACCAGGCCGACGACCAGGTTTACCGGCTTGACCTCGTTCAGCGATCCGTTGCGTTGCTTGCCGCGTGGTGTGCGGATGGCCTCATAGATGAAGGCTTCTTCGGACATGTCGACTTCCTGTTCGCAAATGGGGTTTCGGGTCCGTCTATCTGCACCCTAACAGGGCCTCCCGGCCAACCTGTTGGTTGGGCGGTCGATCAGCTGCTCAGGGCGCCGGCCCCCCCCCGGTTGCCGAACGAGCGGCCAGCCGCACACTGGTTGCCGAACGTGCGGCCAGCCGCGCGTTCGGCGTCGCGCCCCGCACGTTCGAGGTCGGCCAGCCGCACCTGCGCGCGAGGGCGCGCCCTAAGCTCGACGACCATGACGGTGTCGCGACTGCGGCCCTACGCGACCACGGTGTTCGCCGAAATGTCGGCGCTGGCGGTGCGGATCGGCGCGGTGAACCTCGGTCAGGGCTTTCCGGACGAGGACGGGCCCCCGGCGCTGCTGAAGGCCGCACAAGACGCGATCGCCGACGGCGCCAACCAATACCCGCCGGGCATCGGGATCGCGCCACTGCGCCACGCCGTCGCGGCACATCGCAAGCGGCATTTCGGCATCGAGTACGACCCCGACACCGAGGTGTTGGTGACGGTCGGCGCCACCGAGGCCATCGCGTCGGCGGTCTTCGGCCTGGTGGAACCCGGCTCCGAGGTGCTGCTGATCGAACCTTTCTACGATTCCTATTCGCCGGTGGTCGCGATGGCCGGCGCGCAGCGCGTCGCGGTTCCGCTGGTCGCCGACGGCCGCGGCTTCGCCCTGGACGTCGAAGCGCTGCGGCGGGCGGTGACGCCGGCGACCCGGGCGCTCATCGTCAACTCGCCGCACAACCCCACGGGCGCCGTACTGACCGAGATCGAACTGCGGGCCATCGCCGAGATCGCGGTGGCAGCGGATCTTTTGGTGATTACCGATGAGGTGTACGAGCACCTGGTGTTCGACGGCCATCGCCACCTGCCGCTGGCGGGTTTCGACGGTATGGCCGAACGCACCATCACCGTCTCCAGCGCGGCCAAGATGTTCAACTGCACCGGTTGGAAGATCGGATGGGCTTGCGGCCCAGCAGAACTCATCGCGGGGATACGCGCGGCCAAACAGTATCTGAGCTACGTCGGCGGTGCGCCGTTCCAGCCCGCGGTGGCCCTGGCGCTGGACACCGAGGACGCGTGGGTCGACGAGCTGCGAAGCTCGCTGCAAGCCCGACGGAATCGGCTGGCCGCGGGCCTGGCCGACATCGGCTTCGGGGTGCACGACAGTTACGGTACTTATTTCCTCTGCGCCGACCCGCGTCCACTCGGGTACGACGACAGCACGACATTCTGCGCGGCATTACCGGAAAAGGTTGGCGTGGCTGCCATTCCGATGTCGGCTTTCTGCGATCCGGCGGCGCCGCATGCCGAGCTGTGGAATCACCTGGTGCGCTTCGCCTTCTGCAAGCGCGACGACACCCTCGACGAGGCGATCAAGCGACTGTCCGCACTCAAAAACGGCGGGACTACGTAGAGTCCTCGTTACCCATCACGCGCTTTCGCAGGCCCTCCAGCGCGGCGTAGAGGACTTTGCCGCCGGCCGACTTCACCCAGAATCCGGGCAGCGGCGCCCTGAGCTCGATCGTGAGGCTGAATCGCACCCTGGTCTTGTCGTCGCCCTCACGTTGCAGGTTGTATTCGCCGTGCTGAGCGTGTTGCTGGGCGGTCTTCTGCGCGTCCCACACCATCCAGTCGGGCCCCCAGTGGTATTCGACCATTTCGGTGTCGGCGATGCCGCTCACCCTGATCGTCATCTTCACGTGGTGCGGTAGGCCGTCGGGATATCGGTCGACGACTTCGACCCGTTTGTGCAACGGAGACCACGAGGGCACGGCGTCCATGTCCGCGAGCGCCTCCATGATCACTTCCGGGGGCGCCTCAATGACGATTTCGGACGACGCACGTATGGCCACTGCCTACAAATTAGCAATCGTGAGCCCTCGTGGACCCAGAATTACGGTGCCTTATCCGAACCGCCGCGCATGACCAGATCGCGCAGGCCCTCCACGGAGGCGTCGAGAACGTTTTGCATTGCGCGCTTGACGACGAATGCGGGAATGGGCCCGGCCGGTTCGACGGTGATATCGAACCGGACCCGGGTTTTGTCGACACCCTCGGACTTGAGGTTGTACTCGACGTGCTGGCCATGTTGTTGGTGCGTGCCTTTGGCGTCATAGACCACCCAGTCGGGACCCCAGTGATATTCCAGGACCTCTTTATCGACGAGGCCGAGAATACGAATGGTGGTTTTCACATGATGCGCGCGGCCGTCGGGATAGCGGTCGATCACTTCGATCCGCTTATGCAGCGGAGACCACGATTCCAGCACACTGACGTCCTCGAGCGCCCCCATGACCACGTCGAGCGGCGCGTCAACTATGAATTCACGTGATGCCTTGACAGCCACTGAGATCAACCTAGCAATCGCGCCCCATGCACGGAACGTGTTCGGAGTAGTTATTAGCTACCAGTTGATTTCGCCGATCGGCGTGGTGGCGGCCGGAGGCGGCCCGACGGGCTCGGCCGGTGTTCGCGAAAAGCGCGGGGCGGGTGCGGCCTGCTCGACGCCGTGGGCGGTGATCACCGTGGACCGCGCGGTCAAGTGGTCGTTGGCGGCCGCCTCACTCCAGGTCAGCACCGGCGTGACGCAGGCGTCGGTGCCCGCGAAAACCTGGGTCCACTCGTCTCGCGTCCGGCTGGCGAACCGCCGCACGAAGACGTCGTACATCTGCTGGTACGAACCGATTTCGAGCTGGCCCGGCACCTCGTCGGGCGACAGACCGAGCCCGCTCAGCAATGCCGCGAAGAACTGCGGTTCGATGGCGCCGACGGCCATGTACTTGCCATCGGAGGTCTCATAGCAACGGTAGAAAGGGGCGCCGCCGTCGAGCAGAAACGATTCGCGCTTGTCGCGCAGGCTGCCAATTCCCTTCATGGTCCACATCATTTGGGCGAGCACACTGACTCCGTCGACCATCGCGGCGTCGACGACCTGGCCCTGACCCGACCGTTCCCGCTCGTACAACGCGACGGCGATACCCAGCAGCACCAGCATCGAACCACCGCCGAAATCGGCGACCAGGTTCAGCGGCGGCATCGGCGGCCGGTCGGCGTGGCCCAACGCCGACAGCGCGCCGGTCTGCGACAGGTAGTTGATGTCGTGGCCCGCGGTCGTCGCCAACGGTCCGTCCTGCCCCCAGCCGGTGATCCGGGCATAGATCAGCCGCGGGTTGATCGCCGCACAGTCGTCGGGTCCGATGCCGAGGCGCTCGCAGGTGCCGGGCCGGAAGCAGTCCAGCAGCACATCGGCCTTGGCAGCGAGCCCCAGCAGCAGGCCCGGCTGCGTCTTGACGTCCAGGTCGACGATCCGCTTGCCGCGGTGCAACAGGTCGCGGTCTTCGGCCGGCATCGCCGCGCCGCCTGGGCGGCGGACCCGCACCACGTCGGCACCCAGGTCGGCGAGCACCATGCCCGCATGCGGCCCGGGTCCGATGCCGCCGAGTTCGATGACTTTGATCCCCGCCAAGGGCCCACCGCCGGTCACGGCGACTACCTACCCTTCTTCACCTGCAGCACCCGCTTGCGCAAACCCTCGGTCCCGTTATCGACCGTGCCTTTGATGGCGCGCTTCAACAGGAACCCGGGCAGCGGCACCACCGGGTCGACGCTGAGCTTGAAGGTGACCTTGGTGGCGTCGCCGTCGGGCGTCAATGTGTAGGACGCGTCCTGGGACCGCTGCTGACCGGAGCTGACCAGTGTCCAGCTCACCTTGTTGTCGCTCCACGTGTAAGCGATCACCTGCTCATCGGTGATGCCAGCGGCTTTGACTTTCATCTTGACCTTGGTGGGCCGCCCGTCGGCGTCGCGCTGCAGAGTTTCGACGCTCTGGTGTGGCGGCGACCATTCGGGCATCGAGTCGAAATCGGCGATGACGTCGAGGATCTCTTCGGGGCTGGCCTCGACAACAACTTCGCGGGTTTCGGTGATCGCCATGGCCCGCACGATAGCGAAACGGCGTCCGGACGGGAGCGGTTTCGACCGAGCGTACCGTCGACTTCGTGACAGCTACCACGCCCGACGCGGGGTCGGACCCCGCGGATTCCGCCTACACCGTCGGTGACTATTTGTTGGACCGTCTCGCCGAGCTCGGCGTCTCCGAGATCTTCGGCGTTCCCGGCGACTACAACCTGGAGTTTCTCGATCACATCGTCGCGCACCCGAGGATTCGGTGGGTGGGCAATGCCAACGAGTTGAACGCCGGCTACGCTGCCGACGGCTATGGACGGCTGCGCGGAATGTCAGCTGTGGTAACGACATTCGGGGTGGGCGAGCTCTCGGCAACCAACGCGGTCGCCGGCAGTTACGCCGAGCAGGTGCCCGTGGTGCACATCGTTGGCGGCCCGTCCAAAGACTCGCAAGGCACCCGGCGGGCGCTGCACCATTCGCTCGGCGATGGCGACTTCGAGCACTTCTTCCGCATCAGCCGCGAAATCACTTGTGCCCAAGCCAATCTCATGCCGGCCACGGCGCGACGGGAGATCGACCGGGTGCTCTCGGAGGTGCGCGAGCAGAAGCGACCGGGCTACCTGCTGCTGTCCACCGATGTGGCGCGCTTCCCCACCGAACCTCCCGGCGCCCCGCTGCCCCGTTACACCGGCGGTACCAGCCCCCGGGCACTGGCGTTATTCGTCGACGCGGCGCGTGAGCTCATCGGCGACAACCGGTTGACGGTGCTGGCCGACCTGTTGGTCCACCGCCTGCAGGCGGTCAAAGAGCTCGAGACGTTGCTGACCGCCGACGTGGTCCCCTACGCCACGCTGATGTGGGGAAAGAGCCTGCTCGACGAGAGCTCACCCAACTACCTGGGGATCTACGCGGGTGCGGCCAGCGCGCCGCAGGTACGCGCCGCGATTGAAGACGCACCGGTACTGGTCACCGCGGGGGTGGTGTTCACCGACATGGTCAGTGGCTTCTTCAGTCAGCACATCGACGCGGCCCGGACCATCGACGTCGCGCAGTATCAGAGCAGCGTGGCAGGCCGCGTGTTCGCGCCGCTGGAAATGGACGCGGCGCTTGGGGCGCTGGCCGAGATCCTGGCGCAACGCGGGATCAGTTCGCCACCGGTGGCGGCGCCAACGGACGAACGGCCCGAAGCCGGGGCCGAGGCGCCCGCCCGAGATCAGCCGCTGACCCAGGAGATGGTGTGGGACCGGCTGTGCAGCGCGCTCACGCCCGGAAACGTGGTGCTCGCCGATCAGGGAACCTCCTTTTACGGTATGGCCGACCACCGGCTACCGAAGGGAGTCACGTTTATCGGCCAACCCCTTTGGGGCTCAATCGGTTACACGTTGCCCGCAGCGTTGGGAGCGGGGGTCGCACATCCGGACCGCAGGACGGTGTTGCTGATCGGCGACGGCGCCGCACAACTGACCGTGCAGGAGCTCGGCACTTTCTTCCGCGAGGGACTGTCTCCGGTCATCGTGGTGGTCAACAACGACGGCTACACGGTCGAACGGGCGATCCACGGCGAGACGGCTCCCTATAACGACATCGCCAGCTGGAGTTGGACCGACATTCCCCGCGCGCTGGGCGTGGTCAATCACCTTGCGTTTCGGGCGCAAACCTACGGCGACCTCGACGATGCGCTGACCGCGGCGGCCGAGCACCAGGACCGCATGGTGCTCGTCGAGGTGGTCTTGCCGCGCATGGAAATTCCGCCCCTACTGGTCGAACTCGTGCAACCCATGTCGCCGGATGGCAGTAGGCGCCGTTGAATCGCGCCCTAGGCCGGACCTTGACGATTTGAGTATTGCCTGAATCGTGCGGCGACAACGACCGCAGTCCGCGCCGGCCCCGCAAGCATGAGCAACGGCCTTAGTCGTCGATGCCCCCGCCCGGACCGCGTCGGTCACCGTGTGGCTGGTGACCCCGTTACACAAGCACACGAACATCGCGCGGTGCTCGCTTATCTCTCGATGCGCATGATGTCGGTGAACTGGCCGACGAACAGTGGCGGGTATGGACCCTCGCCCGCGCCGGACATCCATTGGGCGGCGGCGTCGGGATGCTCGATCCACCGCCGCGCGCTGTTCTCGTCGGCGAACTCCTGCAGGATCAAGACTTCGTGGTCGTCGTCGAAGGCCTGGAATACCCACGTTTTTCGGATGCCGGCCGTGGTAAACCTGCCCATTGCCGAGTCGACGCCGGCCGTCAGTGCCGGCACATCGTCGACCGACGCGATGGCGGCCATCACGACCCCGGGCACCGCGGGAGTCGAGGGGAGCGTCGGGATGAATCTGCCGATGATCTCCCCGGCGAACACCGCGGGAATGTCCTCGACACCCGCCTCGTCGAACCAGTCGAAGAAGACCCGCGATCGCAGCAGTTCCACGATCGGCTCACGACTGTGCACACCGATCATCACCAGTACGCGGCCGTAGTCGTGCGTCGACGTGTAGACCAGAACGTGGTGCGCGCCGATATCGGAAAGAGCCGCCTTGTTGCGCTCGAGTAGCGGCCACACCTTGGTCGGATCTGGGACGCGATAGTCCGACGCAATCACCATCGAGTGAATATCGCCGTCGTTCAACGAAGTCGGTCCTTCATCACTTTGCCCGTGGCATTGAGCGGCAGTGTATCGCGAAACTCGATGGATCTGGGGACTTTGAAACCGGCCATCCGGTCTCGACACCAGCCGATCAAGTCATGCTCGGACACCGCGGTTTTCGCCACGACGAAAGCCTTGCCCACCTGACCCAGGCGGTCGTCGGGCGCTCCGATCACCGCCGCCTGCGCCACCGCCGGGTGCTCCATGAGGAACCCCTCGATCTCGGCCGGATAGGCGTTGAACCCACCCACGATGAACATGTCCTTCTTGCGTCCAACGATGCGCAGGCGCCTCCGTGGTGATCGCGAGCCAGCCGCAGCCGGGTGCGTGGGGGCACCTCCCGCTTGCGGGGGAGGGTCACCACCATCAGACCCGTCGGCGAAGTTTCCCAAGTCTCCGGTGTGCAGCCAGCCGTCAGCGTCGATCGCCTGAGCGGTGGCCGCGGGGTCGTCCAGGTAGCCCTGCATGACGCCGTAGCCGCGGACGAGCACCTCGCCGTCCTCGGCGATGCGCACCTCAACGCCCTCACACGGCACGCCCGCGGTGGTGGCGACGTCCTCGAAGGAATCGCCGGGCAGGGACAGGGTCACGTTGCCGGCCTCGGTGAGGCCGTAACCGGTCATCAGCGTCTGGAACGGCAGTTCGTCGTGGATGCGTCGGACCAACTCGACCGGGATGTCGGCGGCGCCGGTCACCCCGGCCCGCAATGTCGACAGCTTGGACTTGTCCCGCACCGTCAGCAGCGAATGGAACAACGTCGGCGGCCCGGGAAGCATCGTGATGCCTTCGCGCGCAACGAGATCCACCACCGTGTCGACATCGAACACCGCGACCGGCAGCATCGTCGCGCCGCGCAGAAAGGAAGTGATGAGTCCCGCCTTAAGGCCGAACGTGTGGAAATACGGGTTGATCTGCAAGTAACGGTCACCCTCGCGCAGATCGGCGAGAGTCGCCCACTCCTCGTACATCCGCAGCGTTTGACGATGATTCATCATCGCGCCTTTCGGCCGCCCGGTCGTGCCCGAGGTGAAGATGATGTCCGAGATGTCGTCGCCGCTCACCGCCCGCTCGAACGGGGAACCGCTGGAAAGGAAGTCGGACTTCAGGTCGATGACCGGCGTCCCCGCGGGGGCGGTGTACTCCTGGTCCAGAAAGCCCTGCTGCACCAGGACGGCCTTCACCCCACTGCGGGCGATGATGTCGCCCGCTTCTTCCGTCTTGAACCTCGTATTAACCGGCACCAGCACGCCGCCCGCGGTCAGCAGCCCGAACGCGGCGATGACCCACTCGGCCGAATTGGGCGCCCAAACCGCGACCCGTTCACCCTTGCCGATACCTAAGGCATCGAACGCCCCTGCAGCACAACGGATTTGCTCAACAAGCTGGGTGAATGTCAAGCGCAGCGGACCGTCGACAATCGCTTCCGCGTCGCCGAAGCGGTCCGCCGCGCTCACGACCATCTCGGGGATGGTCTGCCAATTTTGCCGCCCTGTCACACCGTGATGAGTCGAGACAGGTTGCCGCCCATGATCTTTGCCTGGTCGTCGACCGAAAGGTGCGACAGCGCGTTTACATAGAAGGTCGGCTCCGCCAACCCTTCCGGGTGCGGCCAGTCCGAGCCGTACAGCACCTGATCCACACCGACGAGGTTGACCAGATCATCGATGCCGTCCTCGAAGAACGGGCTGACGTGGATGCGGTTCTTGACCATCTCGACGGGGTCGCTCGGGAAAGCTTCCGGGGCCTTCCGGAAGACTTCGGCCAGGCCATCGAGCAGCGGGGTCATCCACTTCGAACCGGCTTCGACGATCGCGACCTTCAGCTTGGGATGGCGGTAGAGCGCGCCGTGAATCACCCACGACCCCACCGAGTCCTGGATCGGTCGCCATTCGTTGAGGATGCCCATCGCATTGGTCTGGAACGGCAGCATCTCCTGGTCGGCGCCGTCCCACTCGGAGGTGTACCGGGAGTAGCCGCTGTCGCTGGAGTGCATGCCGACCAGCAGGTCGTACTCGACGACCCGCTCCCAGAACGGGTCGAATTCGGGCACCGCGAACGACCGGGGGCCGCGGAATCCGGGGACCGGAGCCGGGCGGACCAGGATGGCACGGGCACCACGCTTGACCGCCCACTCCAGCTCCTCGATCGCCTTCTCGACGATCGGCAGGGTGATGACGGGGGTGGTGAAGATGCGGTTCTGGTAGTTGAAGCCCCAGACCTCATCGAGCCACTCGTTCAGCGCATGGACCAAGACATGGATGGCGACCGGATCGTCGCGCAGCCGCTCCTCGAGCAGACTGGCCAACGTCGGGAACATCAGGGTGCGATCCAGGCCCAGCTTGTTCATCTCCTCCAGCCGTGGGCCGGGCTCGAAGAACGCCGGGATCGCGCGCATCGGCTCACCGAACAGCTCGCGCTTGGTCTTGCCGTCCGGATTGCCGAACTTGAAGTACTCCTCCCAGGCACCCGGCCGGGCAACGACCTCGAAGGTGGGGTTGGGAATGTAGTTGCTGATCTGGCCGCGGATGGCAATCTTGGTGCGCCCGTTGATCTGCACGTACTGGACGTAGTCCTTGTACTCCTTGGGCAGGAACTTGGTCAGCGCCTCCGGCGGCTCGTAGAGATGGTTATCCGCGTCAAAAATTGGAAAAGGGACGTCCTCCCGGTGCGACAACTGACCCATGGAATCCTCCTTCGCGTTTTGTGAGAATACTATTCTCTCGAGAGAATAGCCTGCAACAGGCCCCGGCTGGCGGCGGGGTGCCCCTGGTCAGCACGTCACGACGATTTTGAATTGGGCGGTCGCCGGTTCACCGGGTTTGTCGGTCTTGTAGCCGCTGGCGGTGCCGGTGACGGTGAACTTGTCGCCGCTCATGCTCATATCGGCGTCGCCGCTGCCTCCTCGGGAGTACATGCCGGTGAACCCTCCCAGGTTCCGGATTTGTACCGACTCGGCTGACGCCGGCTGCGCTCCCTGGTCGATGACAACCTTCGCCCCGGCGAAACTGCCGCCGATATCGATCGTCCGGGTCCACTGCGACTGACCGCACTTCACGACGTGGAAACTCGCGTCGCTGCCGTCGACGTTCACAGATGCGGTGCTAGAGATTTGGGCTGGTGGTCGCGCCGTGCATGCCGCGAGCAGGGCAAAGGTGAGGGCCGCAACGGTGGCCACGATTCGGTTCGGCACCGAATCACCTCCATCCTCGCTGACGGGTTTTTGGGCCTGCAGCGATGCTATTCTCGCGAAAAGAGAATGCCAATATCGAGGCCCCTTGTCCGAGGAGCGACCAACGCATGCTCGACCTAGAGTTCGACGATGGTTTGGCAGTGCTGACCATTAATCGCCCGCACGCACGCAACGCCATCGCGCTCGACACCATGGAGCAGCTGGAAAAGGCGCTCGATGCGGCGGCGGGCGCCAGCGCCCTAGTCATCAAGGGTGCCGGCGATCGGGCGTTCGTGTCAGGCGGCGACCTCAAGGAGCTGAGTTCGCTGCGGACGGAAGAGGACGCTGCGGCGATGGCGAAGCGGATGCGGTCCGTCTGCGATCAGCTGGCGAACTTCCGCGCTCCCGTCATTGCCGCACTGAACGGAAGCGCCTTCGGCGGCGGCGCCGAAATCGCTGTGGCCGCAGACATCCGGTTGGCTGCCGACGACATCAAGATTGCTTTCAATCAGGTAGAGCTGGAGATCATGCCGGCCTGGGGCGGTGCCGAGCGACTGGCCGAGCTCGTCGGCAAAAGCAGGGCGCTCCTGCTGGCCGGTACCGGAACGAGCTTGACCGCAGGCGATGCCGAGCGGATCGGCTTGGTGGACAAGGTGTTGCCCCGCGCCTCCTTCGACTCACCCGCCGACGGATGGCGATCGATCGCGAAGTCGCTGGCTCGCCATCCGGCGTCCGAGATAAAGCGCGTAATCCGCGGTGTTTCACCTGATGAGGCGATAGCATCCTTTGCACGGTTGTGGGTTGCCGACGCACATTGGCGGGCCGCAGAGCGGGTGATGAACCGTACAGGCAGTGCGCGCCAGGCAACCGGAGGAGCGACATGACAGGCGGGTACCGAATGTCGGGAGCCGGGTCGGCGTTGACCCTGGCAGTGCTGTTGGTGGGTGCCGGTCTCACTGTGAATACTCCACGTGCCCATGCCGACCCGGTCATGCATCACGTCAAGTATGCGGTCACCGCGGAGAATCCGATCTACACCGACATCTATTACCTGGACCACCAGCCGGAAAAATTCGCCGATTACAGCCACAACCCGTATTCGTTCACACCGCACGTCGATGTCGATCTCGGGCCGGGCAAGCCGTGGAGTTTCGATCTGGACATGTCGAACCCCGACGATTACGCGATGGTCGTGGCGAGCACGGGCACGGAGCCCGGCACGCCCGGGCTTCACTGCGTTCTGGCGGTGGACGGAGTTGTCGTCGTTTCCAAGGATGGCCTCAAGGGCGTGCTTTGCTCGCTGCGGAACTGGTGAACCACCCACTCCTCCGGTATGCCCGCAACTGGCCGCGGCTCGCCTTCCAGGCGACGCAGATAGCTTTCGACTAATTCGACGGTTTCGGCGTGACCGTTGGAAATGCCGACCGCCTGCTCTAGCACCAGGAATCGCGACAGGCTGGACATGAGCACGGTAATCACCGCCGGCGGCATCTCCACGCTGTCCACGCCGTACTTCTGCAGCGCGGTCGTCACCGCTTGCCGTTGTTCTTCGCGGAAACGTTCGGCGTAATAGGCGATTTCGGCCCGCATCTCCTTGCGGTGATTAGCCAGGGCCATGAATTCCATGGAAATGCGCGTAAATGCGGGATCCGTGCCGAATCGCCACACGGCCCACAGCGGCTGCGGCGACTTCATCAGCTGCGCGTGCACCTCGAGCGCTTCTTCACCGCGGCGGCGGAAGACCTCGAGGAACAACTCCTCCATGGTGCGAAAGTAATAATGCACCAGTTGAGGTTTCAGCCCCGCTTTGTTCGCCAGTCGGCGCGACGTGACGGACGCGTAGCCCTCTTCGATCATCAATCGTTCGGCCGCGTCGAGCAGCAGGCCGCGGTTCTTGGCGTCCGGCGCGCCGATCCTGCGGGCCGATGTCATGCCGC
The DNA window shown above is from Mycobacterium sp. Aquia_216 and carries:
- a CDS encoding pyridoxal phosphate-dependent aminotransferase, with the protein product MTVSRLRPYATTVFAEMSALAVRIGAVNLGQGFPDEDGPPALLKAAQDAIADGANQYPPGIGIAPLRHAVAAHRKRHFGIEYDPDTEVLVTVGATEAIASAVFGLVEPGSEVLLIEPFYDSYSPVVAMAGAQRVAVPLVADGRGFALDVEALRRAVTPATRALIVNSPHNPTGAVLTEIELRAIAEIAVAADLLVITDEVYEHLVFDGHRHLPLAGFDGMAERTITVSSAAKMFNCTGWKIGWACGPAELIAGIRAAKQYLSYVGGAPFQPAVALALDTEDAWVDELRSSLQARRNRLAAGLADIGFGVHDSYGTYFLCADPRPLGYDDSTTFCAALPEKVGVAAIPMSAFCDPAAPHAELWNHLVRFAFCKRDDTLDEAIKRLSALKNGGTT
- a CDS encoding SRPBCC family protein encodes the protein MAIRASSEIVIEAPPEVIMEALADMDAVPSWSPLHKRVEVVDRYPDGLPHHVKMTIRVSGIADTEMVEYHWGPDWMVWDAQKTAQQHAQHGEYNLQREGDDKTRVRFSLTIELRAPLPGFWVKSAGGKVLYAALEGLRKRVMGNEDST
- a CDS encoding SRPBCC family protein produces the protein MAVKASREFIVDAPLDVVMGALEDVSVLESWSPLHKRIEVIDRYPDGRAHHVKTTIRILGLVDKEVLEYHWGPDWVVYDAKGTHQQHGQHVEYNLKSEGVDKTRVRFDITVEPAGPIPAFVVKRAMQNVLDASVEGLRDLVMRGGSDKAP
- a CDS encoding CaiB/BaiF CoA transferase family protein, translating into MTGGGPLAGIKVIELGGIGPGPHAGMVLADLGADVVRVRRPGGAAMPAEDRDLLHRGKRIVDLDVKTQPGLLLGLAAKADVLLDCFRPGTCERLGIGPDDCAAINPRLIYARITGWGQDGPLATTAGHDINYLSQTGALSALGHADRPPMPPLNLVADFGGGSMLVLLGIAVALYERERSGQGQVVDAAMVDGVSVLAQMMWTMKGIGSLRDKRESFLLDGGAPFYRCYETSDGKYMAVGAIEPQFFAALLSGLGLSPDEVPGQLEIGSYQQMYDVFVRRFASRTRDEWTQVFAGTDACVTPVLTWSEAAANDHLTARSTVITAHGVEQAAPAPRFSRTPAEPVGPPPAATTPIGEINW
- a CDS encoding SRPBCC family protein; its protein translation is MAITETREVVVEASPEEILDVIADFDSMPEWSPPHQSVETLQRDADGRPTKVKMKVKAAGITDEQVIAYTWSDNKVSWTLVSSGQQRSQDASYTLTPDGDATKVTFKLSVDPVVPLPGFLLKRAIKGTVDNGTEGLRKRVLQVKKGR
- a CDS encoding alpha-keto acid decarboxylase family protein, which codes for MTATTPDAGSDPADSAYTVGDYLLDRLAELGVSEIFGVPGDYNLEFLDHIVAHPRIRWVGNANELNAGYAADGYGRLRGMSAVVTTFGVGELSATNAVAGSYAEQVPVVHIVGGPSKDSQGTRRALHHSLGDGDFEHFFRISREITCAQANLMPATARREIDRVLSEVREQKRPGYLLLSTDVARFPTEPPGAPLPRYTGGTSPRALALFVDAARELIGDNRLTVLADLLVHRLQAVKELETLLTADVVPYATLMWGKSLLDESSPNYLGIYAGAASAPQVRAAIEDAPVLVTAGVVFTDMVSGFFSQHIDAARTIDVAQYQSSVAGRVFAPLEMDAALGALAEILAQRGISSPPVAAPTDERPEAGAEAPARDQPLTQEMVWDRLCSALTPGNVVLADQGTSFYGMADHRLPKGVTFIGQPLWGSIGYTLPAALGAGVAHPDRRTVLLIGDGAAQLTVQELGTFFREGLSPVIVVVNNDGYTVERAIHGETAPYNDIASWSWTDIPRALGVVNHLAFRAQTYGDLDDALTAAAEHQDRMVLVEVVLPRMEIPPLLVELVQPMSPDGSRRR
- a CDS encoding (2Fe-2S)-binding protein; translation: MFVCLCNGVTSHTVTDAVRAGASTTKAVAHACGAGADCGRCRRTIQAILKSSRSGLGRDSTAPTAIRRHGLHEFDQ
- a CDS encoding fatty-acid--CoA ligase, whose translation is MNDGDIHSMVIASDYRVPDPTKVWPLLERNKAALSDIGAHHVLVYTSTHDYGRVLVMIGVHSREPIVELLRSRVFFDWFDEAGVEDIPAVFAGEIIGRFIPTLPSTPAVPGVVMAAIASVDDVPALTAGVDSAMGRFTTAGIRKTWVFQAFDDDHEVLILQEFADENSARRWIEHPDAAAQWMSGAGEGPYPPLFVGQFTDIMRIER
- a CDS encoding AMP-binding protein encodes the protein MVVSAADRFGDAEAIVDGPLRLTFTQLVEQIRCAAGAFDALGIGKGERVAVWAPNSAEWVIAAFGLLTAGGVLVPVNTRFKTEEAGDIIARSGVKAVLVQQGFLDQEYTAPAGTPVIDLKSDFLSSGSPFERAVSGDDISDIIFTSGTTGRPKGAMMNHRQTLRMYEEWATLADLREGDRYLQINPYFHTFGLKAGLITSFLRGATMLPVAVFDVDTVVDLVAREGITMLPGPPTLFHSLLTVRDKSKLSTLRAGVTGAADIPVELVRRIHDELPFQTLMTGYGLTEAGNVTLSLPGDSFEDVATTAGVPCEGVEVRIAEDGEVLVRGYGVMQGYLDDPAATAQAIDADGWLHTGDLGNFADGSDGGDPPPQAGGAPTHPAAAGSRSPRRRLRIVGRKKDMFIVGGFNAYPAEIEGFLMEHPAVAQAAVIGAPDDRLGQVGKAFVVAKTAVSEHDLIGWCRDRMAGFKVPRSIEFRDTLPLNATGKVMKDRLR
- a CDS encoding amidohydrolase family protein, with translation MGQLSHREDVPFPIFDADNHLYEPPEALTKFLPKEYKDYVQYVQINGRTKIAIRGQISNYIPNPTFEVVARPGAWEEYFKFGNPDGKTKRELFGEPMRAIPAFFEPGPRLEEMNKLGLDRTLMFPTLASLLEERLRDDPVAIHVLVHALNEWLDEVWGFNYQNRIFTTPVITLPIVEKAIEELEWAVKRGARAILVRPAPVPGFRGPRSFAVPEFDPFWERVVEYDLLVGMHSSDSGYSRYTSEWDGADQEMLPFQTNAMGILNEWRPIQDSVGSWVIHGALYRHPKLKVAIVEAGSKWMTPLLDGLAEVFRKAPEAFPSDPVEMVKNRIHVSPFFEDGIDDLVNLVGVDQVLYGSDWPHPEGLAEPTFYVNALSHLSVDDQAKIMGGNLSRLITV
- a CDS encoding lipoprotein LpqH, producing the protein MPNRIVATVAALTFALLAACTARPPAQISSTASVNVDGSDASFHVVKCGQSQWTRTIDIGGSFAGAKVVIDQGAQPASAESVQIRNLGGFTGMYSRGGSGDADMSMSGDKFTVTGTASGYKTDKPGEPATAQFKIVVTC